The following proteins are co-located in the Dromiciops gliroides isolate mDroGli1 chromosome 2, mDroGli1.pri, whole genome shotgun sequence genome:
- the LOC122739807 gene encoding uncharacterized protein LOC122739807 isoform X1: MDISIQNILSFCFGRFLGSKNSQPFLPKIEGPLLQIMGRPPSEAEDALLENEILPDSMQYFPEGDSMSSTERDQGPWDAVSFPDGEGSTGVVDRSKLLWESSLVPISEALGAPTTEHPASCNCGQLGPIALFSLPEATETVTRNSSQNASAHPRQSDWRMDTEERKELMSSFSMRPDPARQLWPKTRVCQAYHGTSEAGRPTTGYWGSPQPEARLLQPPHLDLGPTQGCASPKPYCEWSDTQAHADMNMHIEKPSQAHQHEHIHRKKHFRMKADTDLGHPTF, translated from the coding sequence ATGGACATCAGTATCCAGAACATCCTGAGCTTTTGCTTTGGACGCTTTCTAGGGTCTAAGAACAGCCAGCCTTTCCTGCCCAAGATTGAAGGCCCTCTGTTGCAGATCATGGGTCGCCCCCCATCGGAGGCGGAAGATGCCCTTCTGGAGAATGAAATCCTTCCAGACAGCATGCAGTACTTCCCCGAGGGAGACAGCATGAGCAGTACAGAGAGGGACCAGGGCCCTTGGGATGCGGTATCATTCCCTGACGGGGAGGGATCCACCGGGGTCGTGGACAGAAGCAAGCTGCTGTGGGAGTCTAGCCTCGTCCCCATCTCTGAGGCACTGGGGGCCCCAACCACGGAGCACCCTGCTAGCTGTAACTGTGGGCAGCTGGGACCCATAGCACTCTTCTCTCTCCCGGAGGCCACAGAGACAGTGACACGCAACTCTTCGCAGAATGCATCTGCCCACCCCAGACAAAGTGATTGGAGGATGGAcacagaagagaggaaggagctgATGAGCTCCTTCTCCATGAGGCCTGACCCCGCCAGACAGCTGTGGCCTAAGACTCGGGTGTGCCAGGCGTATCACGGAACTTCAGAAGCAGGCCGGCCCACCACAGGATACTGGGGCTCTCCTCAGCCTGAAGCCAGGCTCCTACAGCCACCTCATCTAGACCTGGGTCCCACACAAGGGTGTGCTAGCCCGAAGCCCTACTGTGAATGGTCAGACACACAGGCACACGCAGACATGAACATGCACATAGAGAAGCCGT